In one window of Desulfurobacterium indicum DNA:
- the atpB gene encoding F0F1 ATP synthase subunit A, translating into MEHGGAQLIAWPIVYWTWITMAFVIVISFLVSRNLKKIPGKIQFLFEAFISFIAGVLSDAIGEEKGLSFLPLVGGFAFFILFTNLVGLIPGAHQPTSNLNTTVALALIAFIAYNIVAVKEQGLFNYIKHFMGPVKALAPLMFPIEVVSHISRILSLSLRLFGNMYGDEMIVWVLLKMVPLLVPVFGLAIVFGNSFLQTYIFCMLTVVYLSLAIHSEEEEH; encoded by the coding sequence ATGGAGCATGGAGGAGCACAACTCATCGCATGGCCGATAGTCTACTGGACATGGATTACCATGGCTTTTGTAATCGTAATTTCTTTCCTGGTAAGCAGGAATCTTAAAAAGATTCCTGGAAAGATTCAGTTCCTTTTTGAAGCTTTTATCAGTTTCATAGCGGGCGTTCTTTCAGATGCTATCGGTGAAGAAAAAGGGCTTTCATTTTTACCGCTTGTTGGTGGATTTGCTTTCTTTATTCTTTTTACAAACCTGGTCGGTTTGATTCCGGGAGCTCATCAGCCGACATCAAACTTGAATACGACTGTTGCACTTGCTCTTATTGCTTTTATTGCTTACAACATTGTAGCAGTTAAAGAACAAGGGCTCTTTAACTACATTAAGCATTTTATGGGACCTGTAAAAGCTCTTGCACCTTTGATGTTCCCTATTGAAGTTGTTTCTCATATTTCAAGGATTCTTTCTCTCTCTCTGCGTCTTTTCGGTAACATGTACGGTGATGAGATGATTGTATGGGTTCTCCTTAAAATGGTGCCTTTACTTGTACCTGTTTTCGGTCTTGCTATTGTTTTTGGAAACAGTTTTCTTCAGACGTACATATTCTGTATGCTGACAGTTGTTTACCTTTCTCTTGCAATACACTCCGAAGAGGAAGAGCACTAA
- a CDS encoding ATP synthase subunit I, which yields MYKKVFSRLFVAGILGMLVFLLWRGINFTNAASFIYGFFVIILDFFIFARFSSSLIMKKSFQRSVTFGGMLLRYFIIFPLLYLGIRLAPNFMFAIISGAVWATFAFTITITTLLKERSGWSMEEHNSSHGR from the coding sequence ATGTATAAAAAAGTTTTTTCTAGACTTTTCGTTGCTGGCATTTTGGGTATGTTGGTATTTTTGTTGTGGAGGGGAATTAATTTTACTAATGCAGCTTCTTTTATATATGGATTTTTTGTGATTATCCTTGATTTTTTCATTTTTGCTAGATTTTCTTCTTCGTTAATTATGAAAAAATCTTTTCAGAGAAGTGTAACTTTTGGTGGAATGCTCTTAAGATACTTTATAATTTTCCCCCTTCTTTATTTAGGTATTAGGCTTGCGCCAAACTTTATGTTTGCTATAATTAGCGGTGCTGTGTGGGCTACTTTTGCCTTCACAATAACGATAACTACTCTACTAAAGGAGAGGAGCGGATGGAGCATGGAGGAGCACAACTCATCGCATGGCCGATAG